The proteins below are encoded in one region of Rhizophagus irregularis chromosome 13, complete sequence:
- a CDS encoding uncharacterized protein (SECRETED:cutsite_SEG-TS; SECRETED:prob_0.9287); SECRETED:SignalP(1-23), whose amino-acid sequence MKKSTSSLLFILLILLLLRTSEGTSLTYNVAAHERACFYAWADKPGEKVAFYFAVQSGGSFDIDYVVTDPRNRIVLNGERERQGDYIFTANYVGEYSFCFANDMSTFAEKLVDFEISIENEPRAELPPSKGIQPEHTSSMEESLIRLSSSLSTVSRTQKYFRTRENRNFSTVKSTENRIFWFALLESMLIVGMAAVQVFVVKTFFNTTKKGHV is encoded by the exons ATGAAGAAGTCAACTTcgtctttattatttattttacttattttgttACTCCTCAGGACTTCAGAGGGAACATCTTTAACATATAATGTTGCTGCTCATGAAAGAGCGTGTTTTTACGCTTGGGCCGATAAACCTGGCGAAAAAGTTGCTTTTTATTTTGCA gTTCAATCTGGTGGGTCTTTTGATATTGATTATGTGGTAACCGATCCACGTAATAGGATAGTATTAAATGGTGAACGGGAGAGACAaggagattatatttttacagCAAATTATGTTGGGgaatattcattttgttttgCAAATGATATGTCAACATTTGCAGAAAAACTTgttgattttgaaatttctatTGAAAATGAACCAAGAGCAGAATTACCGCCATCTAAAGGTATTCAACCTGAACATACGAGCAGTATGGAAGAAAGTCTTATAAGACTTAGCAGTAGTTTAAGTACTGTTTCTAGAACTCAAAAGTATTTTAGAACAAgagaaaatagaaatttttcaaCTGTTAAGAGTACCGAAAATAGAATTTTCTGGTTTGCTTTACTTGAAAGTATGTTAATTGTTGGAATGGCAGCTGTTCAAGTTTTTGTGGTTAAAACCTTCTTTAATACTACTAAAAAAGGCCACgtttaa